One Pseudonocardia sediminis DNA window includes the following coding sequences:
- a CDS encoding putative leader peptide produces MTGRRPSRDPGGTGNVSGPRDPVPTSRDGVTRIPRADLLIRAGAGYRREVIGSALLTTRGHIDLARVASALCRP; encoded by the coding sequence ATGACGGGACGAAGGCCGTCGCGCGACCCGGGAGGGACGGGCAACGTGTCCGGACCGCGGGATCCGGTTCCCACGAGTCGGGACGGGGTGACCCGGATCCCGCGCGCGGACCTTCTGATCCGAGCCGGGGCGGGTTACCGTCGCGAGGTGATCGGATCGGCGCTGTTGACCACGCGGGGGCACATCGACCTCGCGCGTGTGGCGTCCGCACTCTGTCGCCCCTGA
- a CDS encoding acyl-CoA dehydrogenase family protein, with the protein MTATVPTTSTGYTDAQLDEVFAPVFARIAEGAVQREKDRSLAHDEVTELRKARFGALRVPVELGGFGASVRQQFRLLVDLAAAESNLPQALRVHWWFVEEQLLAEAGPERERWLQAVANGKLVGNAISEPGVGAIDRYQTAVTGDDANLRLDGTKYYSTGSLYADHIIVAADRDGERIHVLVDGDAEGVTQHDDWDGFGQRLTASGTTEFSGVAVAPERVLGAGYGTPGRTYGTAYLQLVQLAVLAGIAQRATDDVSAWVRERTRTFTHAQADLPRHDPLVQQVIGRLSSAAYSARTIVLDIAEQLQGVLDAGGGDDASLDQVEFDVARAQAAVIPSVLDATTQLFEVGGASITSEKLRLDRHWRNARTISVHNPLIYKLQTIGDHVLNGSELPYAWSAGKR; encoded by the coding sequence GTGACCGCAACGGTCCCCACCACCTCGACCGGCTACACCGACGCCCAGCTCGACGAGGTGTTCGCGCCCGTCTTCGCCCGGATCGCCGAGGGCGCGGTGCAGCGCGAGAAGGACCGCTCACTGGCCCACGACGAGGTCACCGAGCTGCGCAAGGCCCGCTTCGGCGCGCTGCGGGTGCCGGTCGAGCTCGGAGGCTTCGGCGCGTCGGTCCGCCAGCAGTTCCGCCTGCTGGTCGACCTGGCCGCGGCCGAGTCGAACCTGCCCCAGGCGCTGCGGGTGCACTGGTGGTTCGTCGAGGAGCAGCTCCTGGCCGAGGCGGGCCCGGAGCGGGAGCGCTGGCTGCAGGCGGTCGCGAACGGCAAGCTCGTCGGCAACGCCATCTCCGAGCCGGGCGTCGGCGCGATCGACCGCTACCAGACCGCGGTGACCGGTGACGACGCGAACCTGCGGCTCGACGGCACGAAGTACTACAGCACCGGCAGCCTCTACGCCGACCACATCATCGTCGCCGCCGACCGCGACGGCGAGCGGATCCACGTGCTCGTCGACGGCGACGCCGAGGGCGTCACCCAGCACGACGACTGGGACGGCTTCGGGCAGCGCCTCACCGCCAGCGGCACCACCGAGTTCAGCGGGGTGGCCGTGGCCCCCGAGCGGGTCCTCGGCGCCGGATACGGAACCCCGGGGCGGACCTACGGGACCGCCTACCTGCAGCTCGTCCAGCTGGCGGTGCTCGCGGGTATCGCCCAGCGCGCGACCGACGACGTCTCGGCCTGGGTCCGCGAGCGCACCCGCACGTTCACCCACGCCCAGGCCGACCTGCCGCGACACGACCCGCTCGTGCAGCAGGTGATCGGCCGGCTCTCCTCGGCCGCCTACTCGGCGCGCACGATCGTTCTCGACATCGCCGAGCAGCTGCAGGGCGTGCTCGACGCCGGCGGCGGTGACGACGCGTCGCTGGACCAGGTCGAGTTCGACGTCGCGCGCGCCCAGGCCGCGGTGATCCCGTCCGTCCTCGACGCCACCACCCAGCTGTTCGAGGTGGGCGGCGCGTCGATCACGTCGGAGAAGCTGCGTCTCGACCGGCACTGGCGCAACGCCCGCACCATCTCGGTGCACAACCCGCTCATCTACAAGCTGCAGACGATCGGCGACCACGTCCTCAACGGCAGCGAGCTGCCCTACGCGTGGAGCGCAGGCAAGCGCTGA
- a CDS encoding TetR family transcriptional regulator has protein sequence MTDGGHPADTGLGSRIRAARLARGLSLRGLAATLHVSPATLSQIENGNTGLSVSRLDRIAEALDLTVPQIYDVAVGADPAGIPAVVSTPDPAPGPEVPSARSVPSARSDWREYGPLDFDPVLTAALSEFLHTGYHGATVRGIAARAGLSVPGIYHYYPSKQAMLVRLLDLTMADLLARSEAARAEGRDPVERFGLLVENLALFHTHRKELGFVGATEMRSFETVNREKIAELRTVQQRMVDHEVTQAVRDGRFRSDHPHEAARAVVTMCTALPTWWRRDGPLGAEQVAEQYVGFALELMGHRG, from the coding sequence ATGACGGACGGCGGCCATCCGGCGGACACCGGCCTCGGCTCCCGGATCCGGGCGGCCCGGCTGGCCAGGGGACTGAGCCTGCGCGGGCTCGCGGCGACGCTCCACGTCAGCCCGGCGACGCTGAGCCAGATCGAGAACGGCAACACCGGGCTGAGCGTGAGCCGTCTCGACCGTATCGCCGAGGCCCTCGATCTGACCGTCCCGCAGATCTACGACGTCGCGGTCGGGGCCGACCCCGCCGGCATCCCGGCCGTGGTGTCCACACCGGACCCCGCCCCCGGCCCGGAGGTCCCGTCGGCCCGCTCGGTCCCGTCGGCCCGCTCGGACTGGCGCGAGTACGGGCCGCTGGACTTCGACCCGGTGCTGACGGCCGCGCTCTCGGAGTTCCTGCACACCGGCTACCACGGCGCGACCGTGCGCGGCATCGCCGCGCGCGCCGGCCTGTCCGTGCCGGGGATCTACCACTACTACCCGAGCAAGCAGGCGATGCTCGTCCGGCTCCTCGACCTCACGATGGCCGACCTCCTGGCGCGGTCGGAGGCGGCGCGTGCGGAGGGACGCGACCCGGTCGAGCGGTTCGGCCTGCTCGTGGAGAACCTCGCCCTGTTCCACACGCACCGCAAGGAGCTGGGCTTCGTCGGCGCGACCGAGATGCGCAGCTTCGAGACCGTGAACCGGGAGAAGATCGCCGAGCTGCGGACCGTGCAGCAGCGGATGGTCGACCACGAGGTCACCCAGGCGGTGCGCGACGGCCGGTTCCGCTCCGACCATCCGCACGAGGCGGCCCGCGCCGTCGTCACGATGTGCACGGCACTGCCGACGTGGTGGCGGCGCGACGGCCCGCTCGGCGCGGAGCAGGTCGCCGAGCAGTACGTCGGCTTCGCCCTGGAGCTGATGGGACACCGCGGGTGA
- a CDS encoding cyclase family protein: MSETPTMAELLGADTPSNWGKWGPDDEVGSLNYLDAAQVLRGAQHIRSGEVFPLQAAMGHPHGDPVFPGRESINRTVVWDESSWDEGKEGAPAFPGGLHYADDKAEIFLQGSTQYDALGHVWYDDKIWNGYDARTTVDVLSKASVQPIAERGVVGRGVLIDMARHRGKRWLDKGETFDHNDLEAAAKAQGVELGQRDILLIRTGFLTYFYETPAEEFYANFVEPGLTYSRELVEWFQNREIPNLITDTIANEVTANPETGVLLPLHCALMRNLGVVLTEICILDKLADACAADNRWDFLYTAAPLNVVGGSGAPVNPVVIR, from the coding sequence ATGTCCGAGACCCCCACGATGGCCGAGCTGCTGGGCGCCGACACCCCCTCGAACTGGGGCAAGTGGGGCCCGGACGACGAGGTCGGCTCCCTGAACTATCTCGACGCGGCCCAGGTGCTGCGCGGTGCGCAGCACATCAGGTCGGGTGAGGTGTTCCCGCTGCAGGCCGCGATGGGCCACCCGCACGGCGACCCGGTCTTCCCCGGCCGCGAGAGCATCAACCGCACCGTGGTCTGGGACGAGTCGTCCTGGGACGAGGGCAAGGAGGGCGCACCGGCGTTCCCCGGCGGCCTGCACTACGCCGACGACAAGGCCGAGATCTTCCTGCAGGGCTCGACGCAGTACGACGCGCTGGGCCACGTCTGGTACGACGACAAGATCTGGAACGGCTACGACGCCCGCACCACCGTCGACGTCCTGTCCAAGGCCTCCGTGCAGCCGATCGCCGAGCGCGGTGTCGTCGGGCGCGGCGTGCTGATCGACATGGCCCGTCACCGCGGGAAGCGGTGGCTGGACAAGGGCGAGACGTTCGACCACAACGACCTCGAGGCCGCCGCGAAGGCCCAGGGCGTCGAGCTCGGGCAGCGCGACATCCTGCTCATCCGCACCGGCTTCCTGACCTACTTCTACGAGACCCCGGCGGAGGAGTTCTACGCGAACTTCGTCGAGCCGGGCCTGACCTACTCCCGCGAGCTGGTCGAGTGGTTCCAGAACCGCGAGATCCCGAACCTGATCACGGACACGATCGCCAACGAGGTCACCGCGAACCCGGAGACCGGGGTCCTGCTGCCGCTGCACTGCGCCCTGATGCGCAACCTCGGCGTCGTGCTCACCGAGATCTGCATCCTGGACAAGCTCGCCGACGCCTGCGCCGCGGACAACCGCTGGGACTTCCTCTACACCGCTGCTCCGCTCAACGTCGTCGGCGGCTCGGGGGCGCCCGTCAACCCGGTCGTGATCCGGTGA
- a CDS encoding AMP-binding protein produces the protein MSTAGTGLYGERPWLARYREDYPTDITPEFDSMLALFEASLARAPQTEIVKYFDGSITLARLDELSDAFAVALTERGFAKGDRLATYLQNIPQALIAVIGTWKAGGIVVSINPMSRERELTTLLGDCGATAILAQDDLWEIAKSVVPDTVVRIAWTTSPLEYQTRHDERLFTGVQAFTPEGTEDLATVLEAAAGKEPDPVELGPDDVAFLGYTSGTTGPPKGAMNTHRNVVFNAQTYRDWIKLDESDTVLGVAPLFHITGVVGHIAIALLLPAPLVLAYRFDPGVMLDAIREHRPTFSIGSITVFIALMNIDGVQREDLGSFRRIYSGGAPIPPSTVKAFSDQFGIYIHNFYGLTETNSPSHGVPFEGDAPVDEASGALSVGVPIFSTTVAIVRDDGTPADVGEVGEIVTRGPQVVPGYWNKPEETQNALRAPDGSVALFTGDVGYMDDKGWFYVVDRKKDQINAGGYKVWPREVEDVLYEHPAVREAAVVGVPDEYRGETVKAFVSVRPGQDVTPDELIAFCKERMSAYKYPRQVELLDEIPKTVTGKLLRRELRGR, from the coding sequence ATGAGCACCGCGGGCACCGGGCTCTACGGCGAGCGCCCGTGGCTGGCGCGCTACCGCGAGGACTACCCGACCGACATCACGCCCGAGTTCGACTCGATGCTGGCGCTGTTCGAGGCCTCCCTCGCGCGCGCCCCGCAGACCGAGATCGTCAAGTACTTCGACGGCTCGATCACGCTCGCCCGCCTCGACGAGCTCTCCGACGCCTTCGCCGTCGCGCTGACCGAGCGCGGCTTCGCGAAGGGTGACCGGCTCGCGACGTACCTGCAGAACATCCCGCAGGCCCTGATCGCGGTGATCGGGACGTGGAAGGCCGGCGGCATCGTCGTCTCCATCAACCCGATGAGCCGCGAGCGGGAGCTGACCACGCTGCTCGGCGACTGCGGCGCGACCGCGATCCTGGCGCAGGACGACCTCTGGGAGATCGCGAAGTCGGTCGTGCCCGACACCGTGGTCCGGATCGCGTGGACGACCTCGCCGCTGGAGTACCAGACCCGGCACGACGAGCGGCTGTTCACGGGCGTTCAGGCGTTCACCCCGGAGGGCACCGAGGACCTGGCGACCGTCCTGGAGGCGGCCGCCGGGAAGGAGCCCGACCCGGTCGAGCTGGGCCCGGACGACGTCGCGTTCCTCGGCTACACCTCCGGCACCACCGGGCCGCCGAAGGGCGCGATGAACACCCACCGCAACGTGGTGTTCAACGCCCAGACCTACCGGGACTGGATCAAGCTCGACGAGAGCGACACCGTCCTCGGCGTCGCGCCGCTGTTCCACATCACCGGCGTCGTGGGGCACATCGCGATCGCGCTGCTGCTCCCGGCCCCGCTGGTGCTGGCCTACCGGTTCGACCCGGGCGTCATGCTCGACGCGATCCGCGAGCACCGTCCGACGTTCTCGATCGGCTCCATCACCGTGTTCATCGCGCTGATGAACATCGACGGCGTGCAGCGCGAGGACCTCGGCTCGTTCCGGCGGATCTACTCCGGCGGGGCACCGATCCCGCCGAGCACGGTGAAGGCGTTCTCCGACCAGTTCGGCATCTACATCCACAACTTCTACGGGCTGACCGAGACGAACTCGCCCTCGCACGGGGTGCCCTTCGAGGGTGACGCCCCGGTCGACGAGGCCTCCGGTGCGCTCTCGGTCGGCGTGCCGATCTTCTCCACCACGGTGGCGATCGTCCGCGACGACGGCACCCCCGCCGACGTCGGCGAGGTGGGCGAGATCGTCACCCGCGGCCCGCAGGTGGTGCCGGGCTACTGGAACAAGCCGGAGGAGACGCAGAACGCGCTGCGCGCGCCGGACGGCTCGGTCGCCCTGTTCACCGGCGACGTCGGCTACATGGACGACAAGGGCTGGTTCTACGTCGTCGACCGCAAGAAGGACCAGATCAACGCCGGCGGCTACAAGGTCTGGCCGCGCGAGGTGGAGGACGTGCTCTACGAGCACCCCGCCGTCCGCGAGGCCGCCGTGGTCGGCGTCCCCGACGAGTACCGCGGCGAGACCGTCAAGGCGTTCGTCTCGGTGCGTCCGGGGCAGGACGTCACGCCGGACGAGCTGATCGCGTTCTGCAAGGAGCGGATGTCGGCCTACAAGTACCCCCGTCAGGTCGAGCTGCTCGACGAGATCCCCAAGACCGTCACCGGCAAGCTGCTGCGCCGCGAGCTGCGCGGCCGGTAG
- a CDS encoding phosphotransferase family protein: protein MSAPEGLDLPKLQAFLEEQVPGTGELRAELIAGGRSNLTYRLTARSGAGAGIGTDGTADWVLRRPPLGGLTPSAHDMEREYRVVDALQGTDVPVAPTVVHTEDTDVIGAPFAVVGHVAGQVLRSRGDLDALSDDDVHRCANALVDTLVALHAVDPASVGLESFGRPSGYLERQVKRWYDQWGRVATRELPDVDRLHGKLADACPADSGSAIVHGDFRVDNVILDPGDVGVVRAVVDWEMATLGDPLADIALHVVYSDPAFDPVLGGEAASTSPRMPSREHLIERYAAGSGRDVGNLSFALGLGYFKIAVIAEGIHARYVAGHTVGSGFETVGEAVPLLIAAGLDALAAQD, encoded by the coding sequence GTGAGCGCGCCGGAGGGGCTCGATCTGCCGAAGCTGCAGGCGTTCCTCGAGGAGCAGGTCCCGGGCACCGGTGAGCTGCGCGCCGAGCTGATCGCGGGTGGGCGGTCGAACCTGACCTACCGGCTCACCGCGCGGAGCGGAGCGGGAGCGGGCATCGGCACCGACGGGACGGCCGACTGGGTGCTGCGGCGCCCGCCGCTGGGCGGACTCACCCCGTCGGCGCACGACATGGAGCGCGAGTACCGCGTCGTGGACGCGTTGCAGGGCACGGACGTCCCGGTCGCGCCGACCGTCGTGCACACCGAGGACACCGACGTCATCGGCGCTCCGTTCGCGGTGGTCGGGCACGTCGCGGGGCAGGTCCTGCGCAGCCGCGGCGACCTCGATGCGCTCTCCGACGACGACGTGCACCGCTGCGCGAACGCGCTGGTGGACACGCTCGTCGCGCTGCACGCCGTCGATCCGGCGTCGGTCGGGCTGGAGTCGTTCGGCCGGCCGTCGGGATACCTGGAGCGGCAGGTGAAGCGCTGGTACGACCAGTGGGGCCGGGTCGCGACCCGGGAGCTGCCCGACGTCGACCGGCTGCACGGCAAGCTCGCCGACGCGTGCCCGGCCGACAGCGGCTCGGCGATCGTGCACGGCGACTTCCGCGTCGACAACGTGATCCTCGACCCCGGCGACGTCGGTGTGGTGCGGGCCGTCGTCGACTGGGAGATGGCGACGCTCGGCGACCCGCTGGCCGACATCGCGCTGCACGTCGTCTACTCCGACCCGGCGTTCGACCCGGTGCTCGGCGGGGAGGCGGCCTCGACGAGCCCGCGGATGCCCTCGCGCGAGCACCTGATCGAGCGCTACGCGGCGGGCTCGGGCCGCGACGTCGGCAACCTGTCGTTCGCGCTCGGGCTGGGCTACTTCAAGATCGCCGTGATCGCCGAGGGCATCCACGCCCGCTACGTCGCCGGGCACACCGTCGGCTCCGGGTTCGAGACGGTCGGCGAGGCCGTGCCGCTGCTGATCGCGGCCGGCCTGGACGCGCTGGCGGCGCAGGACTGA
- a CDS encoding MerR family transcriptional regulator: protein MSAEPTHTADTPVDTGPPPGADVTLPISAVADRTGISPSTLRVWQRRYGLGATRTSPGGHRRYGADDVRRIEAAQRLVGQGVSAADAARVVLAAQAPAPPTDGDVYPGTATLWTADDELVLPLAADPAAHRLGAAAMNLDGPLVRTLMQQYLDRHGVVATWEAVLRPVLAAIGRHWADLPLGIAVEHMVSHIATTVLAETASRVDARQAPAVLLSSHPGEEHVLPLLVLAAALGERGDVAAVLDPRLSPAEAPPGVDVVVVFVLLPQFAETAALDAFGPSALIAAGPGWNRAELPARVHHVDDVQGALDLIVDLTRTVGA, encoded by the coding sequence GTGAGCGCGGAACCGACGCACACCGCCGACACGCCGGTGGACACCGGGCCGCCGCCCGGGGCCGACGTGACCCTGCCGATCTCCGCCGTCGCCGACCGCACGGGGATCAGCCCGTCCACCCTGCGGGTGTGGCAGCGCCGGTACGGCCTCGGTGCCACCCGCACCTCCCCCGGCGGCCACCGCCGCTACGGCGCCGACGACGTGAGGCGCATCGAGGCGGCCCAGCGCCTGGTCGGCCAGGGGGTGTCGGCGGCCGACGCGGCCCGGGTCGTGCTGGCGGCCCAGGCCCCGGCCCCGCCGACCGACGGCGACGTCTATCCCGGCACCGCCACCCTGTGGACCGCCGACGACGAGCTCGTGCTGCCCCTGGCCGCGGACCCGGCCGCGCACCGGCTGGGCGCCGCCGCGATGAACCTGGACGGGCCGCTGGTCCGCACGCTGATGCAGCAGTACCTGGACCGGCACGGCGTGGTCGCCACCTGGGAGGCCGTCCTGCGGCCGGTCCTGGCCGCGATCGGGCGGCACTGGGCCGATCTGCCCCTCGGGATCGCGGTGGAACACATGGTCTCCCACATCGCGACGACCGTGCTCGCCGAGACGGCGTCGCGCGTGGACGCCCGCCAGGCACCCGCGGTGCTGCTGTCCTCCCATCCCGGGGAGGAGCACGTCCTGCCGCTCCTGGTCCTGGCCGCCGCCCTGGGCGAGCGTGGCGACGTCGCCGCCGTGCTGGACCCGCGCCTGTCGCCCGCCGAGGCCCCGCCCGGGGTCGACGTGGTGGTGGTGTTCGTCCTGCTCCCGCAGTTCGCCGAGACCGCCGCACTGGACGCGTTCGGGCCGTCCGCACTGATCGCCGCCGGACCGGGGTGGAACCGGGCCGAGCTCCCGGCCCGGGTGCACCACGTCGACGACGTGCAGGGTGCCCTCGACCTGATCGTGGACCTCACCCGCACGGTCGGCGCCTGA
- a CDS encoding GAF and ANTAR domain-containing protein, producing the protein MGRAFVEISVAAVGDPDAAAVSSTLVDVSLDLLATDAAGLTLGDSRPELRLAATSNPDAEALGLLELDVGEGPGLDCYRTAEPVVVADLLTDDRWPRFTAAAAGIATVRSVHALPVHRRGLVLGVLVLLDGTPGPLSRPDLALGQAFADTAAVAILRDREVRRVQGVAAQLQGALDGRVAVEQAKGFVAQHHGVDVDTAFRLLREQARALRLQLPDIARLVVAGEVVPGGPAPSPDA; encoded by the coding sequence ATGGGGCGTGCCTTCGTGGAGATCTCCGTCGCGGCCGTCGGGGACCCCGACGCGGCGGCCGTGTCCTCCACCCTGGTCGACGTCAGCCTCGACCTGCTCGCCACGGACGCGGCCGGCCTGACGCTCGGCGACTCGCGCCCGGAGCTGCGTCTGGCGGCGACGTCGAACCCCGACGCGGAGGCGCTCGGGCTCCTCGAGCTCGACGTCGGCGAGGGGCCCGGACTGGACTGCTACCGCACCGCCGAGCCGGTGGTGGTCGCCGACCTGCTCACCGACGACCGGTGGCCCCGCTTCACCGCCGCCGCGGCCGGCATCGCCACCGTCCGGTCGGTGCACGCGCTGCCGGTGCACCGACGCGGCCTCGTGCTCGGCGTGCTGGTCCTCCTCGACGGCACGCCGGGCCCGTTGTCCCGCCCCGATCTCGCGCTGGGGCAGGCGTTCGCCGACACCGCCGCCGTCGCGATCCTGCGCGACCGGGAGGTCCGCCGCGTGCAGGGCGTCGCGGCGCAGCTGCAAGGCGCCCTGGACGGCCGGGTCGCCGTGGAGCAGGCGAAGGGGTTCGTCGCCCAGCACCACGGGGTGGACGTGGACACCGCGTTCCGCCTGCTGCGCGAGCAGGCCAGGGCCCTGCGGCTGCAGCTGCCCGACATCGCCCGCCTCGTCGTCGCCGGCGAGGTCGTCCCCGGCGGTCCGGCGCCCTCGCCGGACGCCTGA
- a CDS encoding FAD-dependent monooxygenase, whose protein sequence is MSAQVVIVGGGIGGLTLGIALRQAGVRVEIYERADELREVGAAVALSANGTRELYRLGIGEGLDAVSTQPTELIYRDGVTGERAAAHPGGETYRARFGAPYWGIHRVNLQQGLAAAFGEEHLHLDSAVASVDSDDDGAEITLADGTTVSADVVIGADGVHSIVRDFVAGPGSGPVYSGTSAFRGLVPVEALPSLPDPLAIQFWMGADAHLLHYALGENDETVNFFAVLCGPQEWEGGTREAAENELLDGFAGWHPAVREMLAAVPQSPRWPLLTQPPLTTWTRGRVTLIGDACHAMLPHHGQGANQSIEDAAELAGLLSTLGPDEALAEYPRRRRARTRAVARSAWDTGTLLHIASGTPEAAERDAGLAHYLDRYSWVHSHGQDAAAPATALVG, encoded by the coding sequence ATGTCTGCACAGGTTGTGATCGTCGGTGGCGGTATCGGAGGTCTGACCCTCGGTATCGCGCTCCGCCAGGCCGGTGTGCGGGTCGAGATCTACGAGCGCGCCGACGAGTTGCGTGAGGTCGGCGCGGCCGTCGCATTGTCCGCCAACGGCACCCGCGAGCTCTACCGGCTCGGGATCGGCGAGGGCCTGGACGCGGTCTCCACCCAGCCGACCGAGCTCATCTACCGCGACGGCGTCACCGGCGAGCGCGCCGCAGCCCACCCGGGCGGTGAGACCTACCGGGCCCGGTTCGGTGCGCCGTACTGGGGCATCCACCGCGTGAACCTGCAGCAGGGCCTCGCGGCCGCGTTCGGCGAGGAGCACCTGCACCTCGACAGCGCCGTCGCCTCGGTGGACAGCGACGACGACGGCGCCGAGATCACCCTCGCCGACGGCACCACCGTCTCCGCCGACGTCGTCATCGGTGCGGACGGCGTGCACTCGATCGTCCGCGACTTCGTCGCCGGGCCCGGGTCCGGGCCGGTCTACTCCGGCACCAGCGCGTTCCGGGGCCTGGTCCCGGTCGAGGCACTGCCGAGCCTGCCCGACCCGCTGGCCATCCAGTTCTGGATGGGTGCCGACGCGCACCTGCTGCACTACGCCCTCGGCGAGAACGACGAGACCGTCAACTTCTTCGCGGTGCTCTGCGGCCCGCAGGAGTGGGAGGGCGGCACACGCGAGGCGGCGGAGAACGAGCTGCTCGACGGGTTCGCCGGCTGGCACCCCGCCGTGCGCGAGATGCTGGCCGCGGTCCCGCAGAGCCCGCGCTGGCCGCTGCTGACCCAGCCTCCGCTCACCACCTGGACGCGCGGGCGCGTGACGTTGATCGGCGACGCCTGCCACGCGATGCTGCCGCACCACGGCCAGGGCGCGAACCAGTCTATCGAGGACGCCGCCGAGCTCGCCGGGCTGCTGTCCACGCTCGGGCCGGACGAGGCGCTGGCCGAGTACCCACGCCGTCGCCGGGCCCGGACCCGCGCCGTCGCCCGCAGTGCGTGGGACACCGGGACGCTGCTGCACATCGCGTCCGGGACCCCCGAGGCCGCGGAGCGTGACGCGGGTCTGGCGCACTACCTGGACCGCTACTCCTGGGTCCACTCCCACGGCCAGGACGCCGCCGCGCCGGCGACCGCACTGGTCGGCTGA